In a single window of the Dreissena polymorpha isolate Duluth1 chromosome 3, UMN_Dpol_1.0, whole genome shotgun sequence genome:
- the LOC127871486 gene encoding LIM/homeobox protein Lhx4-like: MDVRKQFLRVKKKRKRTVITPEEMDTLETAFRKLPRPDRFAKITLAKELGKTENFVSIWFQNRRARERRLSQPTSDIQGVCTQTDGTEAGGSEWVVHQSEPLDLSDRGQREAEVTLSQAHISPTQEAWLFGRIIRMAAAAEGGILPTDSPHLEEAMMDACRGITLRDGRLLYHKDTGFQIDGLQH, translated from the exons atggATGTTCGTAAACAGTTTCTTCGAGTAAAGAAGAAGCGAAAAAGAACTGTGATCACACCAGAAGAAATGGATACGTTGGAGACGGCCTTCAGGAAACTGCCGCGACCCGACCGGTTTGCAAAAATCACCCTAGCGAAAGAGTTAGGAAAAACCGAAAACTTTGTTTCAATTTGGTTCCAGAATCGCCGAGCTCGCGAACGACGACTTTCACAGCCGACAAGCGATATTCAGGGTGTTTGCACACAAACAGACGGAACTGAGGCCGGCGGAAGTGAATGGGTTGTGCACCAGAGTGAGCCACTCGACCTGTCAGACCGGGGACAAAGGGAGGCAGAGGTCACATTGAGCCAG GCACATATCAGCCCCACCCAGGAGGCGTGGTTGTTTGGTCGCATCATCAGAATGGCGGCGGCGGCGGAGGGCGGCATCCTGCCAACTGACAGCCCGCACCTCGAGGAGGCCATGATGGATGCGTGCAGGGGTATCACCTTGAGAGACGGGCGCCTCCTATACCACAAGGACACGGGATTTCAGATTGATGGCCTTCAACATTGA
- the LOC127871473 gene encoding uncharacterized protein LOC127871473, which yields MITRHAFIVLMLVPMSQVLAQGDIKSACRPEADVIFLMDGSDSIAELEFSQQRNFIRRFVETTDVAPDAVRVGVAVVSSRVGDVLNLNLNMTRVELLDALQTLDQPQEGSRTDLGLIEMEQLFSAHGRRGVLRIGVLLTDGRAKFERAAEAEAQVVKDAGVFLVAIGVGRLIKTTELEKLASTQGNAYNLEPLELSTRLLLETVSFLGQEACAGHRLLDLKNAEAVMATGSQLSSFGTPPLSGNQMAVLSMVTSAPITEKSLLRRFSATVTPIAIPDVVQAMSLAAESRSLLATNEIGQLSVPSKVIKDAVILTSKVKTPESTNDMLTSINKLFIPEMGIGSQLGIRIPAQTVQDTMAFLQSQSKIEPTRTSNIQEQSRYTIPLVPGLGLHRFGIQSGPGLTSKVITAEILDVNSTWRSPGPMSRSKSKEAGMIVWNDGSLDIPTTPLTTTISATRKTTATTTTTSALEAASWLRNPGTITFDDLAVTDQCSKGHFIDGVAYTFMPNSCTEFLQCFHDNGQVKATRISCPFETFFDEENTVCKHHDQRSCWRDPCNDFSVTSYAHARACRAYWRCEQGMSVPTCCPPGTSYSSRLGCTRNASCADTCMDFGSLHQVTSSLTCKLVAMQEKEHFYFEHVSGMGWMIRRCPLGSTFHQGMCTCKAANEQYNEKCKPEFYLDFNGDIADRSGNNIYMGNTNVLLDGNTGAFNGGATLTVWRFSGMSFGQQLTISFRFRLSVTARTGKLMHIVSNCCLQCQGEPKPSLDIALIPGEKGGIAVFSITTAEAGEIFLFVPYQDTVTGWNKLEYRYDGREMSGTVNKDSASRSIIGSVLPKTDALLIGSCGPTGAFDGFLDEFKFYMCNPE from the exons ATGATAACTCGACATGCGTTCATTGTCCTGATGCTAGTACCGATGTCGCAGGTTTTGGCTCAGGGAGATATTAAATCAG CATGCCGTCCGGAAGCAGACGTCATTTTTCTCATGGACGGTTCGGACAGCATCGCGGAGTTGGAGTTCTCGCAGCAACGAAACTTCATTCGCCGGTTCGTCGAGACGACCGATGTGGCGCCCGATGCGGTCCGTGTTGGGGTGGCGGTGGTGAGCAGTCGGGTGGGCGACGTGCTCAACCTCAACCTTAACATGACGCGGGTAGAGCTACTGGACGCATTGCAGACGCTTGATCAGCCGCAGGAGGGCTCCCGCACGGACCTCGGCTTGATCGAGATGGAACAATTGTTCAGCGCACACG GGCGCCGTGGTGTCCTGCGTATCGGTGTTTtactgacggacggacgggcgaaGTTCGAGCGGGCGGCGGAAGCGGAAGCCCAGGTCGTCAAGGACGCCGGCGTCTTTCTGGTCGCCATAGGCGTCGGACGTCTCATAAAG ACAACGGAGCTAGAGAAGCTCGCCTCCACGCAGGGTAACGCGTACAACCTGGAGCCCCTGGAGCTCTCCACGCGCCTCCTGCTCGAAACCGTCTCCTTCCTGGGCCAAGAGGCATGCGCAGGACATCGCCTTCTTGACCTCAAGAACGCCGAGGCGGTGATGGCGACCGGCTCCCAGCTTTCGTCATTCGGTACGCCGCCATTGTCTGGTAACCAGATGGCTGTCTTGTCAATGGTAACTTCTGCCCCGATTACGGAAAAAAGCTTGTTGCGCCGTTTTTCAGCGACTGTTACGCCAATAGCAATACCGGATGTTGTGCAAGCGATGTCGCTTGCGGCAGAATCGCGGTCTTTACTCGCGACAAATGAAATTGGGCAGCTGTCAGTTCCGTCAAAAGTAATCAAAGACGCTGTTATTCTGACGTCTAAAGTTAAGACACCGGAAAGTACAAACGACATGTTGACATCAATAAATAAGCTTTTCATACCGGAAATGGGCATCGGATCACAGCTAGGTATCAGGATTCCGGCCCAGACTGTACAAGACACAATGGCGTTTCTGCAATCCCAGTCTAAAATTGAGCCGACTAGAACATCTAACATCCAGGAACAATCACGGTATACGATTCCTTTAGTACCAGGACTCGGACTCCATAGGTTCGGCATTCAGTCTGGACCAGGGCTAACCTCAAAGGTCATAACAGCGGAAATACTTGACGTGAACTCAACATGGCGTAGCCCCGGCCCGATGTCTCGTTCAAAATCGAAGGAGGCCGGCATGATTGTTTGGAACGACGGCTCACTGGATATCCCGACAACACCACTGACGACGACCATCAGCGCAACACGAAAAAccacagcaacaacaactaccaCGTCGGCTCTTGAGGCCGCGTCATGGCTCAGAAATCCGGGAACAATAACATTTGACGACCTTGCTGTAACAG ATCAGTGTTCCAAAGGTCACTTTATCGACGGCGTTGCATACACGTTCATGCCAAACAGTTGTACGGAGTTCCTTCAGTGCTTCCACGACAATGGCCAAGTGAAGGCGACAAGAATATCATGCCCATTCGAGACTTTCTTTGACGAAGAAAATACAGTGTGCAAGCATCACGATCAGAGGTCATGTTGGAGAG ACCCATGCAACGATTTCAGCGTCACTTCATATGCACATGCGCGTGCATGTCGTGCATACTGGCGCTGCGAGCAGGGCATGTCCGTGCCAACTTGTTGTCCCCCGGGCACATCCTACTCCTCAAGATTAGGGTGCACGCGGAACGCTTCGTGTGCAGACACGTGCATGGACTTCGGTTCGCTGCACCAGGTGACGTCATCAC TTACGTGCAAGCTGGTTGCCATGCAGGAAAAAGAGCACTTCTACTTCGAGCATGTGAGCGGGATGGGCTGGATGATCCGCAGGTGCCCGCTGGGCTCCACCTTCCACCAGGGAATGTGCACGTGCAAGGCAGCCAACGAGCAGTACAACGAGA AGTGTAAGCCCGAGTTCTACCTGGATTTCAACGGCGACATCGCGGATCGCTCCGGAAACAACATCTACATGGGCAACACAAATGTCCTGCTTGACGGCAACACAGGGGCGTTCAACGGCGGGGCCACACTCACTGTCTGGAGATTTTCCGG AATGTCATTTGGGCAACAACTGACCATCAGTTTCCGGTTCCGCTTATCGGTGACCGCTCGGACGGGGAAGCTAATGCATATTGTGTCCAACTGCTGCCTGCAGTGCCAGGGGGAGCCGAAGCCCAGCCTTGATATTGCGCTGATTCCAGGGGAAAAGGGCGGCATCGCAGTTTTCAGCATTACCACCGCCGAGGCCGGCGAGATATTCCTCTTCGTACCATATCAAGATACA GTGACGGGCTGGAACAAGCTGGAGTACCGGTATGACGGACGGGAGATGAGCGGGACTGTCAACAAGGACTCCGCCTCCAGGAGTATTATAG GAAGCGTGCTGCCGAAGACCGATGCGCTTCTCATTGGTTCGTGCGGACCTACGGGCGCATTCGATGGGTTCCTAGACGAG TTCAAGTTTTACATGTGCAACCCGGAATGA